Below is a window of Chloroflexota bacterium DNA.
GTATTCTGCGGGCCGCACTGCGTGTTCACCAATGACCTGCGTCCCCGCGCCATTAACCCCGACGGCTCGCTGAAAAGCGCCGACGATTGGACTCTGACGCCGACTCGCGTATGCACCGGTGCCTCGATCGGCGCGCACGCGACGATCGTATGCGGCGTGACCATCGGGCGCTGGGCGATGGTCGCCGCAGGGGCCGTAGTTACGCGCGATGTGCCCGATCACGGACTGGTCGCCGGTGTGCCGGCCCGTCTGCGGGCGTTCGTGTGCGCCTGCGGGCAAACGGCGACGGCCAACGGTGGCGACAGCAACGGCGAATCACTGGAGTTGCGTTGCCCGGCCTGTGGCCGTACCGTGCCGGTGTCGCGCACCAATTACGAACGCATGTTGAACGAACGGACACAATGATACCGATATCCAAACCGTACATCGGCGACGCCGAGAAACAAGCCGTGCTCGCCGTGCTCGACTCGGGCATGCTGGCGCAAGGGCCACGCGTGGCTGAGTTTGAGCAGCGCTGGGCGCGCGTCTGCGGCGTCAAACACGCGATCGCCGTGTCGAGCGGCACGGCCGCACTGCATCTCGCCCTGCTGGCGCACGGCATCGGCGCCGGCGACGAGGTCATTACGACGCCGTTCACGTTCGCTGCATCGGCCAACAGCATCCTGTACGTCGGCGCGAAGCCGGTCTTCGTGGACATCGACCCGCGCACGTTCAACATGGATCCGGCCCAGGTTGAAGCCGCGATCACGCCGCGAACGCGCGCAATCATGCCGGTCCACCTGTTCGGGCTGATGTGCGACATGGACCCGCTGATGGCGATTGCACGACGCCACGGGCTTGCGATGATTGAAGACGCGTGCCAGGCCATCGGCGCCGCGTATCACGGGCGGCGCGCCGGGTCGTTTGGCACCGGATGCTTCAGCCTGTACGCGACGAAGAACGTCATGACCGGCGAAGGCGGCATGATCACGACCGCCGATGATGCGTTTGCCCGGCAGTGCCGCCTGTTGCGCAATCACGGCATGGCACAGCGCTACCATCACGAGACGCTCGGTTTTAACCTGCGCATGACCGACATGCAGGCCGCGCTCGGACTGGCGCAACTCGACCGGCTCGACGACTTCACCGCCAAACGCCGTGCCAATGCCGACTACCTGAACGCACACATCGAAAGCGTTGCGACACCGACCACGCCGGACGGCTACGCGCACGTCTGGCACCAGTATACCGTGCGGATCGACCGCAGGCGCGACCGCGACGCCGCCGTGCGCCTGCTGACGGACGCGGGCGTCGGCACCGGCATCT
It encodes the following:
- a CDS encoding N-acetyltransferase — protein: MTSDYFVHATADVSLRARIGAGTRIWQHCQVREDAVIGRECILSKGVYVDAGVQIGDRVKIQNGVSVYHGVTLEDGVFCGPHCVFTNDLRPRAINPDGSLKSADDWTLTPTRVCTGASIGAHATIVCGVTIGRWAMVAAGAVVTRDVPDHGLVAGVPARLRAFVCACGQTATANGGDSNGESLELRCPACGRTVPVSRTNYERMLNERTQ
- a CDS encoding DegT/DnrJ/EryC1/StrS aminotransferase family protein, with amino-acid sequence MIPISKPYIGDAEKQAVLAVLDSGMLAQGPRVAEFEQRWARVCGVKHAIAVSSGTAALHLALLAHGIGAGDEVITTPFTFAASANSILYVGAKPVFVDIDPRTFNMDPAQVEAAITPRTRAIMPVHLFGLMCDMDPLMAIARRHGLAMIEDACQAIGAAYHGRRAGSFGTGCFSLYATKNVMTGEGGMITTADDAFARQCRLLRNHGMAQRYHHETLGFNLRMTDMQAALGLAQLDRLDDFTAKRRANADYLNAHIESVATPTTPDGYAHVWHQYTVRIDRRRDRDAAVRLLTDAGVGTGIFYPIPANQQKHIVEMGLAGAETVESDRAAREVLSLPVHPLVSAADLETIAEAVNRL